The following proteins come from a genomic window of Andrena cerasifolii isolate SP2316 chromosome 6, iyAndCera1_principal, whole genome shotgun sequence:
- the P120ctn gene encoding adherens junction protein p120 isoform X1 has product MRLRGRHRLLSGKRPRISWLVNRRIEKRQEHSITRTEITQRRVLQEKGPDMPQYTGQSDADYHGSNGQADTHSLHSSHLSVQEDPLLLRTHKQQSTQQVTNVSKVVREVSHMEPDPGAVSYMSVPLMSQDYQHADPRYPADAYMVGFEHYEPYLGYPPQPGYPGSHGIYMPRSHSPHSPHSPSEHSRASPPHDYLRKGAAPYVESGYNDIDPGLNPALQDHYRITPSPGGPGDQYDQISNSWNMDDSGEPSQHPHDYNRLVSNATADESKVAYGYVSPSPYGPVGYGPGVGVGSVAVPNDVPGYDEGHPVPLSSGVPPGMFEDDVHLQRLQSRHPVVPGMASPLDDDQKSMRWRDPNLSEVIGFLSNPNNIIKANAAAYLQHLCYMDDPNKQKTRNMGGIPPLVQLLDHDNPDVYRNACGALRNLSYGRQNDENKRAIKNAGGVPALINLLRRTSDADVKELVTGVLWNLSSCEDLKKSIIDDGVTMVVNNIIIPHSGWDPSSSSGETCWSTVFRNASGVLRNVSSAGEYARKKLRECEGLVDALLYVVRSAIEKSNIGNKIVENCVCILRNLSYRCQEVEDPNYDKHPIQSTVQNRVAAPAKGENLGCFGGSKKKKDGQPVQKETTASRTTSQRTEPVRGMELLWQPEVVQSYLKLLQTCSNPETLEAAAGALQNLAACYWQPSIEIRAAVRKEKGLPILVELLRMEVDRVVCAVATALRNLAIDQRNKELIGKYAMRDLIQKLPSGNNQHDQGTSDDTIAAVLATLNEVIKKNAEFSRSLLDAGGVDRLMNITRQRQKYTPRVLKFAGK; this is encoded by the exons ATGAGGTTGCG GGGACGCCATCGACTGCTGAGCGGCAAGAGACCTAGAATCAGCTG GCTGGTGAACCGCCGGATCGAGAAGAGGCAGGAGCACAGCATAACGCGCACTGAGATCACGCAGAG ACGCGTTCTCCAGGAAAAAGGTCCCGACATGCCGCAATACAC CGGACAGAGTGATGCAGATTACCACGGAAGCAACGGTCAGGCGGACACCCACTCGTTGCACTCGTCCCACCTGTCCGTCCAGGAGGACCCGTTGCTCCTGCGGACGCACAAGCAGCAGAGTACACAACAA GTGACGAACGTGTCGAAGGTGGTGCGCGAGGTGTCCCACATGGAGCCGGACCCGGGCGCGGTGAGCTACATGTCGGTGCCGCTGATGTCTCAGGACTACCAGCACGCGGACCCGCGGTACCCTGCGGACGCGTACATGGTCGGCTTCGAGCACTACGAGCCATACCTGGGCTATCCGCCGCAGCCTGGGTACCCAGGTTCCCATGGGATCTACATGCCACGCTCGCATTCCCCCCACAGTCCTCATAGTCCTTCGGAGCACAGTCGCGCCTCGCCTCCTCACG ACTACCTGCGTAAAGGAGCGGCCCCGTACGTGGAAAGCGGCTACAACGACATCGATCCAGGTCTGAATCCCGCCCTGCAGGATCACTACCGCATCACCCCTAGTCCTGGCGGTCCTGGAGATCAATATG ATCAAATCAGCAACTCTTGGAATATGGATGACTCCGGCGAACCCTCTCAGCATCCTCATG ATTATAACCGCCTCGTTTCCAATGCGACCGCAGATGAGAGCAAAGTGGCCTACGGTTACGTGTCTCCGTCCCCTTATGGACCCGTTGGGTACGGCCCTGGCGTAGGGGTAGGTTCGGTCGCGGTTCCCAACGATGTGCCCGGCTACGACGAGGGCCACCCCGTCCCCCTGTCCTCCGGCGTGCCGCCGGGGATGTTCGAGGACGACGTGCACCTGCAGCGGCTGCAGTCTCGGCACCCGGTGGTGCCCGGCATGGCGAGTCCGCTGGACGACGATCAGAAGTCGATGAGATGGCGGGATCCGAACCTGTCCGAGGTGATCGGCTTCCTGAGCAACCCGAACAATATCATCAAGGCGAACGCCGCTGCCTATCTACAGCATCTCTGCTACATGGACGATCCCAACAAGCAGAAGACGCGAAACATGGGCGGCATACCGCCGCTGGTGCAGCTACTCGACCACGATAATCCTGACGTCTACAGGAACGCCTGCGGCGCGCTGAGAAACTTGTCCTACGGCAGGCAGAACGACGAGAACAAGAGGGCCATCAAGAACGCCGGCGGAGTGCCCGCTCTGATCAATTTGCTGCGCAGGACGTCCGACGCGGACGTGAAGGAGCTGGTCACCGGGGTGCTGTGGAATCTATCTTCCTGCGAG GACCTGAAGAAGTCCATCATCGACGACGGCGTGACGATGGTGGTGAACAACATAATCATCCCGCACAGCGGCTGGGACCCGAGCTCCTCCAGCGGCGAGACATGCTGGTCGACCGTGTTCAGGAACGCCTCCGGCGTGCTGAGAAACGTCTCCAGCGCCGGCGAGTACGCGAGGAAGAAATTGCGCGAATGCGAGGGCCTGGTGGACGCGCTGCTCTACGTCGTACGGTCGGCCATCGAGAAGTCCAACATCGGCAACAAGATCGTGGAGAATTGCGTGTGCATCCTGAGAAATCTGAGCTATCGGTGTCAGGAGGTCGAGGATCCCAACTACGACAAGCATCCCATACAGTCGACGGTGCAGAACAGGGTGGCTGCGCCAGCCAAAG GTGAGAATTTGGGTTGCTTCGGTGGcagcaagaagaagaaagacggCCAGCCGGTGCAGAAGGAGACGACAGCCTCTCGCACGACCAGCCAAAGAACAGAGCCCGTCAGAGGTATGGAGCTGCTCTGGCAGCCAGAGGTGGTCCAGTCCTACCTCAAGCTTCTGCAGACTTGCTCGAACCCGGAGACCCTGGAGGCGGCTGCTGGGGCCCTTCAGAATTTGGCAGCCTGCTACTGGCAGCCTAGCATCGAGATTCGCGCCGCTGTGAGGAAAGAGAAAGGCCTTCCAATCTTGGTGGAGCTACTGCGAATGGAG GTGGATCGTGTGGTCTGCGCAGTGGCCACAGCACTCAGGAACCTCGCGATAGACCAGCGCAATAAGGAGCTGATAGGAAAGTACGCTATGCGCGATCTCATCCAGAAGCTACCCTCAGGGAATAACCAGCACGACCAGGGGACCAGCGACGACACCATAGCCGCTGTTCTGGCTACCTTGAACGAAGTTATTAAAAAGAACGCAGAGTTCTCACGGTCACTGTTGGATGCTGGCGGTGTCGATAGATTAATGAACATCACCAGGCAACGCCAGAAGTATACACCTCGCGTTCTTAAGTTTGCAGGCAAGTAA
- the P120ctn gene encoding adherens junction protein p120 isoform X3 → MRLRGRHRLLSGKRPRISWLVNRRIEKRQEHSITRTEITQRRVLQEKGPDMPQYTGQSDADYHGSNGQADTHSLHSSHLSVQEDPLLLRTHKQQSTQQVTNVSKVVREVSHMEPDPGAVSYMSVPLMSQDYQHADPRYPADAYMVGFEHYEPYLGYPPQPGYPGSHGIYMPRSHSPHSPHSPSEHSRASPPHDYLRKGAAPYVESGYNDIDPGLNPALQDHYRITPSPGGPGDQYDESKVAYGYVSPSPYGPVGYGPGVGVGSVAVPNDVPGYDEGHPVPLSSGVPPGMFEDDVHLQRLQSRHPVVPGMASPLDDDQKSMRWRDPNLSEVIGFLSNPNNIIKANAAAYLQHLCYMDDPNKQKTRNMGGIPPLVQLLDHDNPDVYRNACGALRNLSYGRQNDENKRAIKNAGGVPALINLLRRTSDADVKELVTGVLWNLSSCEDLKKSIIDDGVTMVVNNIIIPHSGWDPSSSSGETCWSTVFRNASGVLRNVSSAGEYARKKLRECEGLVDALLYVVRSAIEKSNIGNKIVENCVCILRNLSYRCQEVEDPNYDKHPIQSTVQNRVAAPAKGENLGCFGGSKKKKDGQPVQKETTASRTTSQRTEPVRGMELLWQPEVVQSYLKLLQTCSNPETLEAAAGALQNLAACYWQPSIEIRAAVRKEKGLPILVELLRMEVDRVVCAVATALRNLAIDQRNKELIGKYAMRDLIQKLPSGNNQHDQGTSDDTIAAVLATLNEVIKKNAEFSRSLLDAGGVDRLMNITRQRQKYTPRVLKFAGK, encoded by the exons ATGAGGTTGCG GGGACGCCATCGACTGCTGAGCGGCAAGAGACCTAGAATCAGCTG GCTGGTGAACCGCCGGATCGAGAAGAGGCAGGAGCACAGCATAACGCGCACTGAGATCACGCAGAG ACGCGTTCTCCAGGAAAAAGGTCCCGACATGCCGCAATACAC CGGACAGAGTGATGCAGATTACCACGGAAGCAACGGTCAGGCGGACACCCACTCGTTGCACTCGTCCCACCTGTCCGTCCAGGAGGACCCGTTGCTCCTGCGGACGCACAAGCAGCAGAGTACACAACAA GTGACGAACGTGTCGAAGGTGGTGCGCGAGGTGTCCCACATGGAGCCGGACCCGGGCGCGGTGAGCTACATGTCGGTGCCGCTGATGTCTCAGGACTACCAGCACGCGGACCCGCGGTACCCTGCGGACGCGTACATGGTCGGCTTCGAGCACTACGAGCCATACCTGGGCTATCCGCCGCAGCCTGGGTACCCAGGTTCCCATGGGATCTACATGCCACGCTCGCATTCCCCCCACAGTCCTCATAGTCCTTCGGAGCACAGTCGCGCCTCGCCTCCTCACG ACTACCTGCGTAAAGGAGCGGCCCCGTACGTGGAAAGCGGCTACAACGACATCGATCCAGGTCTGAATCCCGCCCTGCAGGATCACTACCGCATCACCCCTAGTCCTGGCGGTCCTGGAGATCAATATG ATGAGAGCAAAGTGGCCTACGGTTACGTGTCTCCGTCCCCTTATGGACCCGTTGGGTACGGCCCTGGCGTAGGGGTAGGTTCGGTCGCGGTTCCCAACGATGTGCCCGGCTACGACGAGGGCCACCCCGTCCCCCTGTCCTCCGGCGTGCCGCCGGGGATGTTCGAGGACGACGTGCACCTGCAGCGGCTGCAGTCTCGGCACCCGGTGGTGCCCGGCATGGCGAGTCCGCTGGACGACGATCAGAAGTCGATGAGATGGCGGGATCCGAACCTGTCCGAGGTGATCGGCTTCCTGAGCAACCCGAACAATATCATCAAGGCGAACGCCGCTGCCTATCTACAGCATCTCTGCTACATGGACGATCCCAACAAGCAGAAGACGCGAAACATGGGCGGCATACCGCCGCTGGTGCAGCTACTCGACCACGATAATCCTGACGTCTACAGGAACGCCTGCGGCGCGCTGAGAAACTTGTCCTACGGCAGGCAGAACGACGAGAACAAGAGGGCCATCAAGAACGCCGGCGGAGTGCCCGCTCTGATCAATTTGCTGCGCAGGACGTCCGACGCGGACGTGAAGGAGCTGGTCACCGGGGTGCTGTGGAATCTATCTTCCTGCGAG GACCTGAAGAAGTCCATCATCGACGACGGCGTGACGATGGTGGTGAACAACATAATCATCCCGCACAGCGGCTGGGACCCGAGCTCCTCCAGCGGCGAGACATGCTGGTCGACCGTGTTCAGGAACGCCTCCGGCGTGCTGAGAAACGTCTCCAGCGCCGGCGAGTACGCGAGGAAGAAATTGCGCGAATGCGAGGGCCTGGTGGACGCGCTGCTCTACGTCGTACGGTCGGCCATCGAGAAGTCCAACATCGGCAACAAGATCGTGGAGAATTGCGTGTGCATCCTGAGAAATCTGAGCTATCGGTGTCAGGAGGTCGAGGATCCCAACTACGACAAGCATCCCATACAGTCGACGGTGCAGAACAGGGTGGCTGCGCCAGCCAAAG GTGAGAATTTGGGTTGCTTCGGTGGcagcaagaagaagaaagacggCCAGCCGGTGCAGAAGGAGACGACAGCCTCTCGCACGACCAGCCAAAGAACAGAGCCCGTCAGAGGTATGGAGCTGCTCTGGCAGCCAGAGGTGGTCCAGTCCTACCTCAAGCTTCTGCAGACTTGCTCGAACCCGGAGACCCTGGAGGCGGCTGCTGGGGCCCTTCAGAATTTGGCAGCCTGCTACTGGCAGCCTAGCATCGAGATTCGCGCCGCTGTGAGGAAAGAGAAAGGCCTTCCAATCTTGGTGGAGCTACTGCGAATGGAG GTGGATCGTGTGGTCTGCGCAGTGGCCACAGCACTCAGGAACCTCGCGATAGACCAGCGCAATAAGGAGCTGATAGGAAAGTACGCTATGCGCGATCTCATCCAGAAGCTACCCTCAGGGAATAACCAGCACGACCAGGGGACCAGCGACGACACCATAGCCGCTGTTCTGGCTACCTTGAACGAAGTTATTAAAAAGAACGCAGAGTTCTCACGGTCACTGTTGGATGCTGGCGGTGTCGATAGATTAATGAACATCACCAGGCAACGCCAGAAGTATACACCTCGCGTTCTTAAGTTTGCAGGCAAGTAA
- the P120ctn gene encoding adherens junction protein p120 isoform X8: MRLRGRHRLLSGKRPRISWLVNRRIEKRQEHSITRTEITQRRVLQEKGPDMPQYTGQSDADYHGSNGQADTHSLHSSHLSVQEDPLLLRTHKQQSTQQVTNVSKVVREVSHMEPDPGAVSYMSVPLMSQDYQHADPRYPADAYMVGFEHYEPYLGYPPQPGYPGSHGIYMPRSHSPHSPHSPSEHSRASPPHDYLRKGAAPYVESGYNDIDPGLNPALQDHYRITPSPGGPGDQYDQISNSWNMDDSGEPSQHPHDESKVAYGYVSPSPYGPVGYGPGVGVGSVAVPNDVPGYDEGHPVPLSSGVPPGMFEDDVHLQRLQSRHPVVPGMASPLDDDQKSMRWRDPNLSEVIGFLSNPNNIIKANAAAYLQHLCYMDDPNKQKTRNMGGIPPLVQLLDHDNPDVYRNACGALRNLSYGRQNDENKRAIKNAGGVPALINLLRRTSDADVKELVTGVLWNLSSCEDLKKSIIDDGVTMVVNNIIIPHSGWDPSSSSGETCWSTVFRNASGVLRNVSSAGEYARKKLRECEGLVDALLYVVRSAIEKSNIGNKIVENCVCILRNLSYRCQEVEDPNYDKHPIQSTVQNRVAAPAKGENLGCFGGSKKKKDGQPVQKETTASRTTSQRTEPVRGMELLWQPEVVQSYLKLLQTCSNPETLEAAAGALQNLAACYWQPSIEIRAAVRKEKGLPILVELLRMEVDRVVCAVATALRNLAIDQRNKELIGKYAMRDLIQKLPSGNNQHDQGTSDDTIAAVLATLNEVIKKNAEFSRSLLDAGGVDRLMNITRQRQKYTPRVLKFAGQVLFTMWQHQELRDVYKKHGWKEQDFVTKTVAARNSGPNSPNNANSYDCSTLNRPMASQGSTRYEDRTIQRANMNSNNVGRPTIYQSQPKPGEPLYAQVNLEKKKKRQYELGVGQGQGQGPVGPGIGAGVGAPTAGQWVADGVGVPDGSAATSTVNVPPNSNAASAGDSWV; encoded by the exons ATGAGGTTGCG GGGACGCCATCGACTGCTGAGCGGCAAGAGACCTAGAATCAGCTG GCTGGTGAACCGCCGGATCGAGAAGAGGCAGGAGCACAGCATAACGCGCACTGAGATCACGCAGAG ACGCGTTCTCCAGGAAAAAGGTCCCGACATGCCGCAATACAC CGGACAGAGTGATGCAGATTACCACGGAAGCAACGGTCAGGCGGACACCCACTCGTTGCACTCGTCCCACCTGTCCGTCCAGGAGGACCCGTTGCTCCTGCGGACGCACAAGCAGCAGAGTACACAACAA GTGACGAACGTGTCGAAGGTGGTGCGCGAGGTGTCCCACATGGAGCCGGACCCGGGCGCGGTGAGCTACATGTCGGTGCCGCTGATGTCTCAGGACTACCAGCACGCGGACCCGCGGTACCCTGCGGACGCGTACATGGTCGGCTTCGAGCACTACGAGCCATACCTGGGCTATCCGCCGCAGCCTGGGTACCCAGGTTCCCATGGGATCTACATGCCACGCTCGCATTCCCCCCACAGTCCTCATAGTCCTTCGGAGCACAGTCGCGCCTCGCCTCCTCACG ACTACCTGCGTAAAGGAGCGGCCCCGTACGTGGAAAGCGGCTACAACGACATCGATCCAGGTCTGAATCCCGCCCTGCAGGATCACTACCGCATCACCCCTAGTCCTGGCGGTCCTGGAGATCAATATG ATCAAATCAGCAACTCTTGGAATATGGATGACTCCGGCGAACCCTCTCAGCATCCTCATG ATGAGAGCAAAGTGGCCTACGGTTACGTGTCTCCGTCCCCTTATGGACCCGTTGGGTACGGCCCTGGCGTAGGGGTAGGTTCGGTCGCGGTTCCCAACGATGTGCCCGGCTACGACGAGGGCCACCCCGTCCCCCTGTCCTCCGGCGTGCCGCCGGGGATGTTCGAGGACGACGTGCACCTGCAGCGGCTGCAGTCTCGGCACCCGGTGGTGCCCGGCATGGCGAGTCCGCTGGACGACGATCAGAAGTCGATGAGATGGCGGGATCCGAACCTGTCCGAGGTGATCGGCTTCCTGAGCAACCCGAACAATATCATCAAGGCGAACGCCGCTGCCTATCTACAGCATCTCTGCTACATGGACGATCCCAACAAGCAGAAGACGCGAAACATGGGCGGCATACCGCCGCTGGTGCAGCTACTCGACCACGATAATCCTGACGTCTACAGGAACGCCTGCGGCGCGCTGAGAAACTTGTCCTACGGCAGGCAGAACGACGAGAACAAGAGGGCCATCAAGAACGCCGGCGGAGTGCCCGCTCTGATCAATTTGCTGCGCAGGACGTCCGACGCGGACGTGAAGGAGCTGGTCACCGGGGTGCTGTGGAATCTATCTTCCTGCGAG GACCTGAAGAAGTCCATCATCGACGACGGCGTGACGATGGTGGTGAACAACATAATCATCCCGCACAGCGGCTGGGACCCGAGCTCCTCCAGCGGCGAGACATGCTGGTCGACCGTGTTCAGGAACGCCTCCGGCGTGCTGAGAAACGTCTCCAGCGCCGGCGAGTACGCGAGGAAGAAATTGCGCGAATGCGAGGGCCTGGTGGACGCGCTGCTCTACGTCGTACGGTCGGCCATCGAGAAGTCCAACATCGGCAACAAGATCGTGGAGAATTGCGTGTGCATCCTGAGAAATCTGAGCTATCGGTGTCAGGAGGTCGAGGATCCCAACTACGACAAGCATCCCATACAGTCGACGGTGCAGAACAGGGTGGCTGCGCCAGCCAAAG GTGAGAATTTGGGTTGCTTCGGTGGcagcaagaagaagaaagacggCCAGCCGGTGCAGAAGGAGACGACAGCCTCTCGCACGACCAGCCAAAGAACAGAGCCCGTCAGAGGTATGGAGCTGCTCTGGCAGCCAGAGGTGGTCCAGTCCTACCTCAAGCTTCTGCAGACTTGCTCGAACCCGGAGACCCTGGAGGCGGCTGCTGGGGCCCTTCAGAATTTGGCAGCCTGCTACTGGCAGCCTAGCATCGAGATTCGCGCCGCTGTGAGGAAAGAGAAAGGCCTTCCAATCTTGGTGGAGCTACTGCGAATGGAG GTGGATCGTGTGGTCTGCGCAGTGGCCACAGCACTCAGGAACCTCGCGATAGACCAGCGCAATAAGGAGCTGATAGGAAAGTACGCTATGCGCGATCTCATCCAGAAGCTACCCTCAGGGAATAACCAGCACGACCAGGGGACCAGCGACGACACCATAGCCGCTGTTCTGGCTACCTTGAACGAAGTTATTAAAAAGAACGCAGAGTTCTCACGGTCACTGTTGGATGCTGGCGGTGTCGATAGATTAATGAACATCACCAGGCAACGCCAGAAGTATACACCTCGCGTTCTTAAGTTTGCAG GGCAAGTCTTGTTCACGATGTGGCAGCATCAAGAGTTGAGAGACGTGTACAAGAAGCATGGGTGGAAGGAGCAAGACTTCGTCACGAAAACTGTGGCAGCTAGAAACTCAGGGCCTAATTCACCCAACAATGCAAATAG CTATGATTGCAGCACTCTGAACCGGCCGATGGCGAGCCAAGGTAGCACCAGATACGAGGACCGAACGATTCAGAGAGCGAATATGAATTCGAATAACGTCGGTCGACCCACTATATATCAGTCT CAACCGAAACCCGGTGAGCCGCTGTACGCGCAAGTTAACttggagaagaaaaagaagcggCAGTATGAGCTGGGGGTGGGCCAGGGTCAGGGTCAGGGCCCAGTGGGTCCGGGGATCGGCGCGGGGGTCGGCGCACCGACCGCCGGCCAGTGGGTGGCCGACGGGGTAGGTGTCCCCGACGGTTCGGCCGCCACGTCCACGGTAAACGTGCCCCCGAACTCGAACGCGGCCTCAGCTGGCGACTCCTGGGTATAA
- the P120ctn gene encoding adherens junction protein p120 isoform X2 has translation MRLRGRHRLLSGKRPRISWLVNRRIEKRQEHSITRTEITQRRVLQEKGPDMPQYTGQSDADYHGSNGQADTHSLHSSHLSVQEDPLLLRTHKQQSTQQVTNVSKVVREVSHMEPDPGAVSYMSVPLMSQDYQHADPRYPADAYMVGFEHYEPYLGYPPQPGYPGSHGIYMPRSHSPHSPHSPSEHSRASPPHDYLRKGAAPYVESGYNDIDPGLNPALQDHYRITPSPGGPGDQYDYNRLVSNATADESKVAYGYVSPSPYGPVGYGPGVGVGSVAVPNDVPGYDEGHPVPLSSGVPPGMFEDDVHLQRLQSRHPVVPGMASPLDDDQKSMRWRDPNLSEVIGFLSNPNNIIKANAAAYLQHLCYMDDPNKQKTRNMGGIPPLVQLLDHDNPDVYRNACGALRNLSYGRQNDENKRAIKNAGGVPALINLLRRTSDADVKELVTGVLWNLSSCEDLKKSIIDDGVTMVVNNIIIPHSGWDPSSSSGETCWSTVFRNASGVLRNVSSAGEYARKKLRECEGLVDALLYVVRSAIEKSNIGNKIVENCVCILRNLSYRCQEVEDPNYDKHPIQSTVQNRVAAPAKGENLGCFGGSKKKKDGQPVQKETTASRTTSQRTEPVRGMELLWQPEVVQSYLKLLQTCSNPETLEAAAGALQNLAACYWQPSIEIRAAVRKEKGLPILVELLRMEVDRVVCAVATALRNLAIDQRNKELIGKYAMRDLIQKLPSGNNQHDQGTSDDTIAAVLATLNEVIKKNAEFSRSLLDAGGVDRLMNITRQRQKYTPRVLKFAGK, from the exons ATGAGGTTGCG GGGACGCCATCGACTGCTGAGCGGCAAGAGACCTAGAATCAGCTG GCTGGTGAACCGCCGGATCGAGAAGAGGCAGGAGCACAGCATAACGCGCACTGAGATCACGCAGAG ACGCGTTCTCCAGGAAAAAGGTCCCGACATGCCGCAATACAC CGGACAGAGTGATGCAGATTACCACGGAAGCAACGGTCAGGCGGACACCCACTCGTTGCACTCGTCCCACCTGTCCGTCCAGGAGGACCCGTTGCTCCTGCGGACGCACAAGCAGCAGAGTACACAACAA GTGACGAACGTGTCGAAGGTGGTGCGCGAGGTGTCCCACATGGAGCCGGACCCGGGCGCGGTGAGCTACATGTCGGTGCCGCTGATGTCTCAGGACTACCAGCACGCGGACCCGCGGTACCCTGCGGACGCGTACATGGTCGGCTTCGAGCACTACGAGCCATACCTGGGCTATCCGCCGCAGCCTGGGTACCCAGGTTCCCATGGGATCTACATGCCACGCTCGCATTCCCCCCACAGTCCTCATAGTCCTTCGGAGCACAGTCGCGCCTCGCCTCCTCACG ACTACCTGCGTAAAGGAGCGGCCCCGTACGTGGAAAGCGGCTACAACGACATCGATCCAGGTCTGAATCCCGCCCTGCAGGATCACTACCGCATCACCCCTAGTCCTGGCGGTCCTGGAGATCAATATG ATTATAACCGCCTCGTTTCCAATGCGACCGCAGATGAGAGCAAAGTGGCCTACGGTTACGTGTCTCCGTCCCCTTATGGACCCGTTGGGTACGGCCCTGGCGTAGGGGTAGGTTCGGTCGCGGTTCCCAACGATGTGCCCGGCTACGACGAGGGCCACCCCGTCCCCCTGTCCTCCGGCGTGCCGCCGGGGATGTTCGAGGACGACGTGCACCTGCAGCGGCTGCAGTCTCGGCACCCGGTGGTGCCCGGCATGGCGAGTCCGCTGGACGACGATCAGAAGTCGATGAGATGGCGGGATCCGAACCTGTCCGAGGTGATCGGCTTCCTGAGCAACCCGAACAATATCATCAAGGCGAACGCCGCTGCCTATCTACAGCATCTCTGCTACATGGACGATCCCAACAAGCAGAAGACGCGAAACATGGGCGGCATACCGCCGCTGGTGCAGCTACTCGACCACGATAATCCTGACGTCTACAGGAACGCCTGCGGCGCGCTGAGAAACTTGTCCTACGGCAGGCAGAACGACGAGAACAAGAGGGCCATCAAGAACGCCGGCGGAGTGCCCGCTCTGATCAATTTGCTGCGCAGGACGTCCGACGCGGACGTGAAGGAGCTGGTCACCGGGGTGCTGTGGAATCTATCTTCCTGCGAG GACCTGAAGAAGTCCATCATCGACGACGGCGTGACGATGGTGGTGAACAACATAATCATCCCGCACAGCGGCTGGGACCCGAGCTCCTCCAGCGGCGAGACATGCTGGTCGACCGTGTTCAGGAACGCCTCCGGCGTGCTGAGAAACGTCTCCAGCGCCGGCGAGTACGCGAGGAAGAAATTGCGCGAATGCGAGGGCCTGGTGGACGCGCTGCTCTACGTCGTACGGTCGGCCATCGAGAAGTCCAACATCGGCAACAAGATCGTGGAGAATTGCGTGTGCATCCTGAGAAATCTGAGCTATCGGTGTCAGGAGGTCGAGGATCCCAACTACGACAAGCATCCCATACAGTCGACGGTGCAGAACAGGGTGGCTGCGCCAGCCAAAG GTGAGAATTTGGGTTGCTTCGGTGGcagcaagaagaagaaagacggCCAGCCGGTGCAGAAGGAGACGACAGCCTCTCGCACGACCAGCCAAAGAACAGAGCCCGTCAGAGGTATGGAGCTGCTCTGGCAGCCAGAGGTGGTCCAGTCCTACCTCAAGCTTCTGCAGACTTGCTCGAACCCGGAGACCCTGGAGGCGGCTGCTGGGGCCCTTCAGAATTTGGCAGCCTGCTACTGGCAGCCTAGCATCGAGATTCGCGCCGCTGTGAGGAAAGAGAAAGGCCTTCCAATCTTGGTGGAGCTACTGCGAATGGAG GTGGATCGTGTGGTCTGCGCAGTGGCCACAGCACTCAGGAACCTCGCGATAGACCAGCGCAATAAGGAGCTGATAGGAAAGTACGCTATGCGCGATCTCATCCAGAAGCTACCCTCAGGGAATAACCAGCACGACCAGGGGACCAGCGACGACACCATAGCCGCTGTTCTGGCTACCTTGAACGAAGTTATTAAAAAGAACGCAGAGTTCTCACGGTCACTGTTGGATGCTGGCGGTGTCGATAGATTAATGAACATCACCAGGCAACGCCAGAAGTATACACCTCGCGTTCTTAAGTTTGCAGGCAAGTAA